The following are encoded in a window of Clostridia bacterium genomic DNA:
- a CDS encoding carboxyvinyl-carboxyphosphonate phosphorylmutase, translating to MSVRKRLRQLLEDSKILVAPGAHDALAARIIEYVGFDAVYMTGYGQAASHLGQPDVGLLTMTEMLTRVNNIAGAVSIPVICDADTGFGNAVNVIRTVQEYEKAGAAAIQLEDQLSPKKCGHMTGRQVIPAEEMVLKIKAAVAARRDKDLVIIARTDARTIHGIEAAVERGKMYEEAGADVIFIESPETREELAYIASSFKVPVLANMVEGGRTPLLTTDELEKMGFSLVIFPTASVYVTAAAVKKLMEELMRDGTTKGMMDQMIPFEEFNNLIGLPRIRKIEAGQFDAV from the coding sequence ATGAGTGTACGCAAAAGGTTAAGGCAATTGTTGGAAGACAGCAAAATTCTAGTCGCTCCAGGGGCCCATGATGCGCTGGCAGCCAGGATTATAGAATATGTAGGTTTTGATGCCGTATATATGACCGGGTACGGCCAGGCGGCCAGTCACCTGGGACAGCCGGATGTGGGGCTTTTAACCATGACGGAAATGCTGACCAGGGTCAACAATATTGCCGGTGCCGTCAGCATCCCGGTGATTTGCGATGCCGATACCGGTTTTGGCAATGCGGTCAACGTGATCCGGACGGTGCAAGAATACGAAAAGGCCGGCGCTGCCGCCATCCAGTTGGAGGACCAGCTGTCGCCCAAGAAATGCGGCCATATGACCGGCCGGCAGGTGATCCCGGCGGAAGAAATGGTCCTCAAGATTAAAGCGGCCGTGGCGGCCAGGCGGGATAAGGATCTGGTGATTATCGCTCGCACCGATGCCAGGACCATCCATGGGATCGAGGCAGCGGTGGAGCGCGGGAAAATGTACGAGGAAGCCGGTGCAGATGTCATTTTCATCGAGTCGCCGGAGACCAGGGAAGAACTGGCATACATTGCGTCCAGTTTCAAGGTGCCGGTGTTGGCCAATATGGTGGAAGGCGGGCGGACACCGCTTTTGACCACGGACGAGTTGGAAAAAATGGGCTTCAGTCTAGTGATCTTTCCGACGGCATCGGTTTATGTGACGGCGGCCGCGGTGAAAAAGTTGATGGAAGAGTTGATGCGGGATGGAACTACTAAAGGAATGATGGATCAAATGATCCCGTTTGAGGAATTCAACAACCTGATCGGTTTGCCCAGGATTAGAAAAATCGAAGCAGGCCAGTTTGACGCAGTCTAA